One stretch of Streptomyces sp. 135 DNA includes these proteins:
- a CDS encoding penicillin-binding transpeptidase domain-containing protein — protein MRKGAKAALVGGVFAVMVGGAGYGTYNLVNGVTGDGGSTGAGPAPLRTGPPTSGEARETARKFLDAWAAGDARQAAGYTNDDAAAANALTGYREDAHVSKVKLTPQRASGAHVPFSVSATVSYKGKSKRLAYDSKLTVVRGETTGRALVDWSESVLHPSLEKGDTLVTGEAAAPPLKTVDRAGVALRKKDYPSLGPMLDALRTKYGEKAGGTPGVELYVQPADGGSEAVTRTLLTLQKGKAGKLRTTLSAGLQKAAERAVLRYDESSVVALKPSTGEVLAVANNRKDAFNAAFLGKVAPGSTMKIVTAAMLIDKGVTKASGPAPCPATAVWQSQTFPNLKGMAPDESATFSDSFARSCNTAFVKLIDEEGLTDASLTEVAQNDFGLGRGDWKVGVSSFDGAVPPSPGPDRAANALGQGKVQMSPLDMASVTATAMTGAFRQPVVVPRSLDGRELATARGLPASTVAQLRQMMHRTAVSGTGARAMAGLTGDVGAKTGSAEVDGRAESDSWFTGYRGDVAAAAMAQRGGHGGDAAGPIVADVLRAG, from the coding sequence GTGCGCAAGGGAGCAAAGGCCGCTCTGGTCGGCGGGGTCTTCGCCGTCATGGTGGGGGGCGCCGGTTACGGCACGTACAACCTGGTGAACGGGGTGACCGGGGACGGTGGGTCCACCGGAGCCGGACCGGCCCCCTTGCGGACCGGGCCGCCGACCAGCGGTGAGGCCCGGGAGACCGCGCGGAAGTTCCTCGACGCGTGGGCGGCGGGCGACGCCCGGCAGGCGGCGGGGTACACGAACGACGACGCGGCGGCAGCCAACGCCCTGACCGGCTACCGCGAGGACGCGCACGTCTCCAAGGTGAAGCTGACGCCGCAGCGGGCGTCCGGCGCGCACGTGCCGTTCTCCGTGTCGGCCACCGTCTCGTACAAGGGGAAGAGCAAGCGGCTCGCCTACGACTCCAAGCTCACCGTCGTGCGGGGCGAGACCACGGGACGCGCGCTCGTCGACTGGTCGGAGAGCGTCCTGCACCCCTCTCTGGAGAAGGGCGACACGCTCGTGACGGGTGAGGCCGCGGCGCCGCCCCTGAAGACGGTGGACCGCGCGGGCGTCGCCCTGCGCAAGAAGGACTACCCCTCGCTCGGACCGATGCTGGACGCGCTGCGGACCAAGTACGGCGAGAAGGCGGGAGGCACACCGGGCGTGGAGCTGTACGTGCAGCCGGCGGACGGGGGCTCCGAGGCGGTGACGCGCACGCTGCTCACCCTCCAGAAGGGCAAGGCGGGCAAGCTCCGTACGACGCTCAGCGCGGGCCTGCAGAAGGCGGCGGAGCGGGCGGTGCTGCGCTACGACGAGTCGTCGGTGGTGGCGCTGAAGCCGAGCACGGGTGAGGTCCTCGCGGTCGCCAACAACCGCAAGGACGCCTTCAACGCGGCGTTCCTCGGCAAGGTGGCCCCCGGCTCGACCATGAAGATCGTCACGGCGGCGATGCTCATCGACAAGGGCGTCACCAAGGCGAGCGGCCCGGCGCCCTGTCCGGCCACGGCGGTCTGGCAGAGCCAGACCTTCCCCAACCTCAAGGGCATGGCCCCGGACGAGTCCGCGACGTTCTCGGACAGCTTCGCGCGCTCCTGCAACACCGCGTTCGTGAAGCTCATCGACGAGGAGGGGCTGACCGACGCCTCCCTCACCGAGGTGGCACAGAACGACTTCGGCCTCGGCAGGGGCGACTGGAAGGTCGGCGTCTCCTCCTTCGACGGAGCCGTCCCGCCCTCCCCCGGCCCGGACCGCGCCGCCAACGCCCTCGGCCAGGGCAAGGTCCAGATGAGCCCGCTGGACATGGCCTCGGTCACGGCGACCGCGATGACGGGCGCCTTCCGGCAGCCGGTCGTCGTGCCGCGCTCCCTGGACGGCCGCGAACTGGCCACCGCCCGGGGCCTGCCCGCCTCCACCGTCGCGCAGCTGCGCCAGATGATGCACCGCACGGCGGTCAGCGGCACCGGGGCGCGTGCCATGGCGGGCCTGACCGGCGACGTCGGGGCGAAGACGGGCTCGGCGGAGGTGGACGGCCGGGCGGAGTCCGACAGCTGGTTCACGGGCTACCGCGGCGATGTGGCGGCCGCCGCGATGGCACAGCGGGGCGGGCACGGCGGTGACGCGGCGGGGCCGATCGTCGCGGACGTCCTGCGCGCGGGGTAG
- a CDS encoding penicillin-binding transpeptidase domain-containing protein, which produces MGAAAFALSGGSASGEATSEEKSVPTGPPTSAEIRATSREFLTAWAEGDVARAAALTDDRTAARKALASYRKDGRLTKVRLKPGKRSGAEVPFKAAAMVSYEGVSKPYSYASELTVVRRKSDGKTLVDWRPSVLHPELRPGDRLVTGEAGDPPIKAVDRKGAELTAAKYPSLGAVLDSLREKYGKKAGGTAGVELRVVRAEDGKTPGKSGKSGKAENDAKSKDGAKSVPDKTLVTIAPGTPGTLKTTFSGSLQAAAERETAKRKQASVVVVKPSTGEILAAANSAPTGFNTAFQGSLAPGSTMKVVSASMLLEKKLAGVDKKHPCPKYSTYGGWKFQNDDKFQIKNGTFRASFARSCNTAFISQAKKLENDSLTRQAQEVFGLGRNNWSIGVPTFDGAVPVQADAQMAASLIGQGGVRMNPLNMASVAATVKSGTFRQPYLVSPDVDDRTLATAPRKMSGATAAALRDLMHYTAVAGTAAEPMRGLGADSGAKTGSAEVDNQKKPNGWFTAYRGDLASAAVVREGGHGGESAGPLVRAMLLAGS; this is translated from the coding sequence ATGGGGGCCGCCGCGTTCGCGCTCTCCGGTGGCTCGGCGTCCGGCGAGGCGACCAGCGAGGAGAAGTCGGTGCCGACGGGTCCGCCCACGTCCGCCGAGATCCGCGCGACCTCGCGGGAGTTCCTGACCGCCTGGGCGGAGGGTGACGTGGCGCGGGCCGCCGCGCTGACGGACGACCGTACGGCGGCGAGGAAGGCCCTGGCGTCCTACCGCAAGGACGGCCGGCTCACGAAGGTGCGCCTGAAGCCGGGCAAGCGCTCGGGCGCCGAGGTGCCGTTCAAGGCGGCCGCCATGGTGTCGTACGAGGGAGTGAGCAAGCCCTACTCGTACGCCTCCGAACTCACCGTGGTGCGCAGGAAGAGCGACGGGAAAACGCTGGTCGACTGGCGCCCCTCGGTGCTCCATCCCGAGCTGCGGCCGGGGGACCGCCTGGTCACCGGTGAGGCGGGCGACCCGCCGATCAAGGCGGTGGACCGCAAGGGCGCCGAGCTGACGGCGGCGAAGTACCCCTCGCTCGGCGCGGTCCTCGACAGCCTGCGCGAGAAGTACGGCAAGAAGGCGGGCGGCACGGCGGGCGTCGAGCTGCGGGTGGTGCGGGCGGAGGACGGCAAGACGCCCGGGAAGTCCGGGAAGTCCGGGAAGGCGGAGAACGACGCCAAGTCCAAGGACGGCGCCAAGTCGGTGCCGGACAAGACGCTTGTGACGATCGCGCCCGGCACCCCGGGGACGCTGAAGACCACGTTCAGCGGCTCGCTCCAGGCCGCGGCGGAGCGGGAGACGGCCAAGCGGAAGCAGGCGTCCGTGGTCGTCGTGAAGCCGAGCACCGGGGAGATCCTGGCCGCCGCCAACTCCGCCCCGACCGGTTTCAACACGGCCTTCCAGGGCTCCCTCGCGCCGGGCTCGACGATGAAGGTCGTCAGCGCGTCGATGCTTCTGGAGAAGAAGCTGGCGGGGGTGGACAAGAAGCACCCGTGCCCCAAGTACTCCACGTACGGCGGCTGGAAGTTCCAGAACGACGACAAGTTCCAGATCAAGAACGGCACGTTCCGGGCGAGCTTCGCGCGCTCCTGCAACACGGCCTTCATCAGCCAGGCCAAGAAGCTGGAGAACGACTCCCTGACCCGGCAGGCGCAGGAGGTCTTCGGCCTCGGCCGGAACAACTGGTCGATCGGTGTGCCGACCTTCGACGGCGCGGTCCCGGTGCAGGCGGACGCGCAGATGGCGGCGTCGCTGATCGGGCAGGGCGGGGTGCGGATGAACCCGCTCAACATGGCGTCGGTGGCGGCGACGGTGAAGTCCGGCACGTTCAGGCAGCCGTACCTGGTCTCGCCGGACGTCGACGACCGCACGCTGGCGACGGCGCCGCGCAAGATGTCGGGCGCGACGGCGGCCGCGCTGCGGGACCTCATGCACTACACGGCGGTGGCCGGCACCGCGGCGGAGCCGATGCGGGGCCTCGGCGCCGACTCGGGCGCGAAGACGGGCTCGGCGGAGGTCGACAACCAGAAGAAGCCGAACGGCTGGTTCACGGCGTACCGGGGCGACCTGGCGTCGGCGGCGGTCGTGCGGGAGGGCGGACACGGCGGGGAGTCGGCGGGGCCGTTGGTGCGGGCGATGCTGCTGGCGGGGAGCTGA
- a CDS encoding YbaK/EbsC family protein, which yields MSATAPEASDAHPRFAEALRELGLADVIGRTRRFPEQTRTAQEAAAAIGCELSQICKSLIFAADSVPVLVLMDGASRVDVELVRRELGAEKVTRAKADVVRATTGYAIGGVPPFGHATRTRVLADRSLLEHDMVWAAAGTPYAVFPMDPKTLIAHAGGTVVDVRETAK from the coding sequence ATGAGCGCTACCGCACCCGAAGCATCCGATGCCCACCCCCGTTTCGCCGAGGCCCTTCGCGAACTGGGTCTGGCCGACGTGATCGGCCGGACCCGCCGCTTCCCGGAGCAGACCCGCACCGCGCAGGAGGCCGCCGCCGCGATCGGCTGCGAGCTGAGCCAGATCTGCAAGTCCCTGATCTTCGCGGCGGACAGTGTCCCCGTCCTGGTCCTGATGGACGGCGCGTCGAGGGTCGATGTGGAGCTGGTACGGCGGGAGCTGGGCGCGGAGAAGGTCACGCGCGCGAAGGCGGACGTGGTCCGGGCGACCACCGGCTACGCGATCGGCGGCGTACCGCCCTTCGGCCACGCGACCAGGACCCGGGTGCTCGCCGACCGCTCCCTGCTGGAGCACGACATGGTGTGGGCGGCGGCGGGCACCCCGTACGCCGTCTTCCCGATGGACCCGAAGACGCTGATCGCCCACGCCGGCGGCACCGTGGTGGACGTGCGCGAGACCGCGAAGTGA
- a CDS encoding EamA family transporter has translation MTPLVAAAVLLAAVTHAGWNAIAHHITDKLVGFTLISGGGALIGLLLAPFVAIPAAEAWPYLVLSAVIHIGYYALLMRSFKLGDFGQAYPIARGTAPLVVTVLAAVFAGEVPDGWQAAGVAVSCAGLTGLALWGIRGSGRHPDWPALGAALATGVSIAAYTVVDGLGVRASGSSMGYIAWLMILEGAAIPLYAAYRWRGELPARLRPFAAVGLLGAALSVGAYGLVLWAQTKAELAPISALRESSIIVGAAIGAIFFKERFGAPRLVAAGLMVAGIGLMLHAG, from the coding sequence GTGACGCCGCTGGTCGCGGCGGCGGTACTGCTCGCCGCCGTCACGCACGCCGGCTGGAACGCGATAGCCCACCACATCACGGACAAGCTGGTCGGCTTCACGCTCATCTCCGGCGGCGGCGCGCTGATAGGCCTGCTCCTGGCCCCCTTCGTGGCGATCCCGGCAGCGGAGGCCTGGCCCTACCTGGTCCTCTCCGCGGTGATCCACATCGGCTACTACGCCCTGCTGATGCGCTCCTTCAAGCTCGGCGACTTCGGCCAGGCGTACCCGATCGCGCGCGGCACCGCGCCGCTGGTGGTCACCGTCCTGGCGGCGGTCTTCGCGGGCGAGGTCCCGGACGGCTGGCAGGCGGCGGGCGTGGCGGTGTCGTGCGCGGGCCTGACGGGCCTGGCGCTGTGGGGCATACGGGGATCGGGGCGCCACCCGGACTGGCCGGCGCTCGGCGCGGCCCTGGCGACGGGCGTCTCCATCGCGGCGTACACGGTGGTGGACGGCCTCGGCGTACGGGCGTCGGGCTCCTCGATGGGGTACATCGCGTGGCTGATGATCCTGGAGGGCGCCGCGATCCCGCTCTACGCGGCGTACCGCTGGCGGGGCGAACTGCCCGCGAGGCTCCGCCCGTTCGCGGCGGTGGGCCTGCTGGGCGCGGCCCTGTCCGTCGGCGCGTACGGCCTGGTCCTGTGGGCCCAGACGAAGGCGGAGCTGGCCCCGATCTCCGCGCTCCGCGAGTCCTCGATCATCGTCGGCGCGGCGATCGGCGCGATCTTCTTCAAGGAGCGGTTCGGGGCGCCGCGGCTGGTGGCGGCGGGGTTGATGGTGGCGGGGATCGGGTTGATGCTGCACGCGGGGTAG
- a CDS encoding aminoglycoside adenylyltransferase domain-containing protein encodes MNHPQESVALVDRVLGKDVIGACLHGSAVFGGLKPASDVDVLVQVLDPVPHADLIRASVAGIPDLLDDLEGDTRNVLLTLARIWTTLATGHIRSKDAAADWALAQLPPEHRPVLEHARHLYLNCRYSGESWSETLRAQVRPHVDQVLAHIDRLHSQSGEPLSADGTRRADRGA; translated from the coding sequence ATGAACCACCCTCAGGAGAGTGTGGCCCTGGTCGACCGTGTGCTGGGCAAGGATGTCATCGGCGCTTGCCTTCACGGATCTGCCGTCTTCGGTGGCCTCAAGCCGGCCAGCGATGTGGACGTGCTCGTTCAGGTCCTCGATCCCGTCCCGCACGCCGATCTGATCCGGGCCAGTGTGGCGGGCATTCCCGACCTACTGGACGACCTGGAGGGCGACACCCGCAACGTGCTGCTGACCCTCGCACGCATCTGGACCACGCTCGCCACCGGCCACATAAGGTCGAAGGACGCTGCTGCCGACTGGGCTCTCGCCCAGCTCCCGCCCGAACACCGCCCCGTACTGGAGCACGCCAGGCATCTCTATCTCAACTGCCGCTACTCAGGGGAAAGCTGGAGCGAGACGCTGCGGGCCCAGGTACGTCCGCATGTGGACCAGGTGCTCGCCCACATCGACCGGCTGCACTCCCAGAGTGGAGAGCCGCTGTCTGCGGATGGCACGCGGCGTGCGGATCGAGGTGCGTGA
- a CDS encoding permease prefix domain 1-containing protein — MSPADRLVQEYAADLTAALHGPAKAKSRLVEEVRDGLADTAAAYADTGLPAEDAARQAVREFGTVEEVAPSCQRELTVAQARHTARAVTLTAPFLLACWYLARTAGHAPAWQLPAAAQLLAVHLAFVATIAALLAAATLTATGSLARRLPTPERLPLLVAWAGTTASAAMAAATLALATAATLTTDWPLLAFAGALSATAHATVATSARACRRCARLPVVAVTGVRT; from the coding sequence ATGAGCCCCGCCGACCGGCTCGTACAGGAGTACGCGGCCGACCTGACCGCCGCGCTGCACGGCCCGGCCAAGGCGAAGTCCCGCCTGGTCGAGGAGGTACGGGACGGCCTCGCCGACACGGCAGCCGCGTACGCCGACACCGGGCTTCCTGCGGAGGATGCCGCCCGCCAGGCGGTGCGGGAGTTCGGCACCGTCGAGGAAGTCGCCCCCAGCTGCCAGCGTGAACTGACCGTCGCCCAGGCGCGGCACACGGCACGGGCCGTCACGCTCACGGCCCCCTTCCTGCTCGCCTGCTGGTACCTGGCGAGGACCGCGGGCCACGCTCCGGCCTGGCAACTGCCCGCGGCCGCCCAGCTGCTGGCCGTCCACCTGGCCTTCGTCGCGACGATCGCCGCACTGCTCGCCGCGGCGACCCTGACCGCCACCGGCAGCCTCGCCCGCCGCCTCCCGACCCCGGAACGCCTGCCGCTGCTCGTCGCCTGGGCAGGCACCACGGCCAGCGCAGCCATGGCCGCCGCGACCCTCGCGCTCGCCACGGCGGCGACGCTGACCACGGACTGGCCCCTGCTGGCCTTCGCCGGAGCCCTGTCCGCCACCGCCCACGCCACGGTCGCGACCTCGGCCCGCGCTTGCCGGCGGTGCGCGCGGCTGCCCGTCGTCGCGGTAACCGGCGTACGGACCTAG
- a CDS encoding helix-turn-helix transcriptional regulator has translation MKADAVRGHLDGLLLAVLEPGPLHGYAIIAAVQRRSGGALELRTGTIYPALNRLERLGLLSSSWQSSGERRRRCYELTDAGRATLAGERAAWVEFTEAIGSVLNPGPPPGLAT, from the coding sequence ATGAAGGCGGATGCGGTGCGAGGGCACCTCGACGGACTGCTGCTGGCCGTACTGGAACCGGGCCCGCTGCACGGGTACGCGATCATCGCCGCCGTGCAGCGCCGCAGCGGCGGCGCGCTGGAGCTGCGTACGGGCACGATCTACCCGGCCCTGAATCGCCTGGAGCGGCTCGGCCTGCTGAGCAGCAGCTGGCAGTCGTCCGGTGAACGGCGGCGCAGGTGCTACGAGTTGACGGACGCCGGCCGGGCGACGCTGGCCGGGGAGCGGGCGGCGTGGGTGGAATTCACCGAGGCGATCGGCTCGGTCCTGAACCCGGGCCCGCCCCCCGGGCTCGCCACATGA